In a genomic window of Nostoc sp. UHCC 0870:
- a CDS encoding AMP-dependent synthetase/ligase, producing MVSIQPGSSLLANISKQESLSIQRLVDYTNVESLPEIWPLAAQKFGNIVALHNPHAKPEVKITYSQLAEKIQQFAAGLQVLGVQLGDRLSLIADNSPRWFIADQGIITAGGVDAVRSSQAEREELLYIVAHSGSKALVIEDLKTLQRLRDRLNDLPIEFIILLSDETPPAEETIKILNFPQLIELGANHTLVKVKQTSENLATLIYTSGTTGKPKGVMLSHGNLLHQVKTIGTVVQPQPGDIALSILPTWHSYERSGEYFLLSQGCTQVYTNLRSVKKDLKEFKPHYMIAVPRLWESIHEGVQKQFREQPAKKQRLIYSLLGASERYIKAKRVAQRLSLDHFHVSSVGRLGAKILASALFPLHALGERLVYAKVREATGGRIKHVISGGGALPRHIDNFFEIVGVEILQGYGLTETSPVTNARRPWHNLRGSSGQPIPGTEVKIVDPETRRPLADGQRGLVLLRGPQIMQGYYQNPEATAKVIDAEGWFDSGDLGWITPYNDLVLTGRAKDTIVLTNGENIEPQPIEDACLRSPYIDQIMLVGQDQRCIGALIVPNLEALEKWAEGQNLTLVTQDDNLTSSSSKTITLESKMIQDLFRQELNREVQNRPGYRPDDRVGPFRLILEPFSMENGLMTQTLKIRRHVVMERYHDMIAAMFA from the coding sequence ATGGTAAGCATCCAACCAGGGTCTTCTCTTTTAGCCAATATCAGCAAGCAAGAAAGTCTATCAATACAGCGTTTGGTAGATTACACCAATGTAGAATCACTGCCAGAAATTTGGCCTTTGGCAGCGCAAAAATTTGGTAACATTGTTGCTCTGCATAACCCCCATGCTAAACCAGAGGTAAAAATTACTTATAGCCAGTTAGCAGAAAAAATTCAGCAATTCGCGGCTGGGTTACAAGTCTTGGGGGTGCAATTAGGCGATCGCCTTTCCTTGATTGCAGATAATAGTCCACGTTGGTTCATCGCCGATCAAGGCATAATTACCGCCGGCGGAGTAGACGCAGTGCGGAGTTCCCAAGCTGAACGGGAAGAACTGCTGTATATCGTGGCGCATAGTGGTAGTAAAGCTTTAGTCATCGAAGATTTAAAGACACTCCAGAGACTCCGCGATCGCCTTAACGATTTACCAATTGAGTTCATTATCTTACTTTCCGACGAAACACCACCAGCCGAGGAAACTATTAAGATATTGAACTTTCCTCAATTAATCGAACTTGGTGCTAACCATACCCTAGTGAAAGTCAAGCAAACCTCAGAAAACCTCGCCACCTTAATTTACACTTCTGGGACTACAGGTAAACCCAAGGGAGTTATGCTTTCTCATGGTAACTTGTTACACCAAGTCAAAACCATAGGCACAGTAGTACAACCCCAACCAGGGGATATAGCCTTGAGTATTCTGCCGACTTGGCACAGCTACGAACGTAGTGGTGAATATTTCTTGCTTTCTCAAGGTTGTACGCAAGTTTATACTAATTTGCGTTCCGTTAAAAAAGATTTAAAAGAATTTAAACCCCATTACATGATTGCTGTTCCCCGACTGTGGGAATCCATTCATGAAGGTGTGCAGAAGCAGTTCCGTGAACAACCAGCCAAAAAGCAACGCCTCATCTATTCTTTACTAGGTGCAAGTGAGAGATATATCAAAGCCAAGAGAGTTGCTCAAAGGTTAAGTTTAGATCACTTCCATGTCTCATCTGTGGGACGTTTAGGCGCGAAAATATTAGCATCGGCGTTATTCCCCCTCCACGCCCTAGGAGAACGTTTAGTTTACGCCAAAGTCAGGGAAGCTACGGGAGGACGCATTAAGCACGTCATTAGCGGTGGCGGTGCATTACCCCGACATATAGATAACTTTTTTGAAATTGTTGGTGTAGAAATTTTACAAGGTTACGGTTTAACAGAAACCTCCCCCGTTACCAACGCCCGCCGTCCTTGGCACAATTTGCGCGGTTCATCCGGACAACCAATTCCCGGTACAGAAGTTAAAATTGTAGACCCTGAAACTCGCAGACCTTTAGCAGATGGACAACGAGGTTTGGTGTTGTTGCGAGGGCCGCAAATCATGCAAGGTTATTACCAAAATCCTGAAGCCACAGCCAAAGTCATTGATGCTGAAGGTTGGTTTGATAGCGGTGACTTAGGCTGGATAACACCATATAATGACCTAGTGCTGACGGGCAGGGCAAAAGATACGATTGTCTTGACCAATGGGGAAAATATCGAGCCGCAACCCATCGAGGATGCTTGCTTGCGATCGCCCTACATTGACCAGATTATGCTAGTTGGACAAGACCAACGCTGTATCGGTGCTTTGATCGTCCCCAACTTGGAAGCCTTGGAAAAATGGGCTGAGGGTCAAAATCTTACCTTAGTGACACAGGATGATAATTTAACCTCTTCATCCAGTAAAACCATCACCCTGGAGAGTAAAATGATCCAGGATTTATTCCGGCAAGAATTGAATCGGGAAGTGCAGAACCGTCCGGGTTATCGCCCAGATGACCGTGTAGGGCCGTTTAGACTGATTCTAGAGCCGTTTTCGATGGAAAATGGCTTAATGACACAAACGCTGAAAATCCGGCGACACGTT
- the recQ gene encoding DNA helicase RecQ has translation MLQYPHLEQALKYHFGYDQFRPGQRQVIEDALQNRDLMVIMPTGGGKSLCFQLPALMKTGLTVVVSPLIALMQDQVEALRNNNISATFLNSSLNAYQVRSREEAILNGKVRLLYVAPERLLSDRFLPFVDLVNEKVGISIFAIDEAHCVSEWGHDFRPEYRQLKSLRKRYPNIPVLALTATATDRVRADIIQQLGLKQPSIHLASFNRQNLYYEVRPKSKQAYAELLELIRDSEGSTIIYCLTRKKVEELTFKLQNDKVSALSYHAGLPDDERSKNQTRFIRDDVRVMVATIAFGMGINKPDVRLVVHFDIPRNLESYYQESGRAGRDGEPSRCTIFFSFADIKTIEWSIEQKTDPQEQLIARQQLRQMIDYAEGTDCRRTIQLGYFGERFAGNCGNCDNCRHPKPLEDWTIEAMKFLSCVARCKERFGMLHVIDVLRGAKKDKILQYEHDKLSTYGIGKDRTVDEWRMLGRSLLHQGLLEQTSDGYSVLKLNALSWEVMRRQRQVMLSVPLVQKLSVVKENPKAEVAEALLHRLRSLRKQLADEQSVPPYVVFHDSTLKLMAQVQPKNMTEFGKLSGVGSHKLAQYGETFLTEIRAYRQEQNPTTQPVNSTSSSSSVSGSELQTLQLHQQGLNIAQIAQKRNLSPSTIASHLEKLIEKNQPVDLNQLVPLEHQQKIWQVLEVLGDLALTPIKEQLGESYTFNEIRLVREKWRRQNRK, from the coding sequence CACTTCGGTTATGATCAGTTCCGTCCTGGACAACGGCAAGTTATTGAAGATGCGCTGCAAAATCGGGATTTAATGGTGATCATGCCTACGGGTGGAGGTAAGTCTCTGTGCTTTCAGTTACCTGCACTGATGAAAACGGGGCTAACTGTAGTGGTTTCGCCGTTGATTGCTTTGATGCAAGACCAAGTAGAAGCATTGCGAAATAATAATATCTCGGCTACGTTCCTCAATAGTAGTTTGAATGCGTATCAGGTGCGATCGCGGGAAGAAGCCATTCTTAATGGTAAGGTAAGGTTACTCTACGTTGCCCCTGAACGTCTTTTGAGTGACAGGTTTCTCCCGTTTGTCGATTTAGTTAATGAAAAAGTCGGGATTTCTATCTTTGCAATCGATGAAGCCCATTGTGTTTCTGAGTGGGGACATGATTTTCGTCCAGAATATCGTCAGTTGAAGTCTCTGCGGAAGCGTTACCCGAATATTCCTGTTCTCGCCCTTACCGCTACAGCTACAGATCGCGTCCGGGCTGATATTATTCAACAATTAGGATTAAAACAGCCGAGTATTCACCTGGCTAGCTTTAATCGGCAAAATCTTTATTACGAAGTCCGTCCTAAAAGTAAACAGGCTTACGCTGAATTATTAGAATTAATTCGAGATAGTGAAGGTTCAACTATTATTTATTGTTTAACTCGTAAAAAGGTTGAAGAACTTACCTTTAAACTACAAAATGATAAGGTGTCTGCTTTGTCATATCATGCCGGATTACCTGATGATGAACGTAGTAAAAATCAAACGCGATTTATTCGGGATGATGTGCGGGTGATGGTGGCGACTATCGCTTTTGGGATGGGGATTAATAAACCTGATGTGCGGTTAGTTGTTCACTTTGATATTCCCCGTAATTTGGAGAGTTACTATCAAGAATCAGGTAGGGCTGGGAGAGATGGTGAACCCTCACGGTGTACTATATTTTTCAGTTTTGCTGATATTAAAACTATTGAATGGAGTATTGAACAAAAAACTGACCCCCAAGAACAATTGATTGCTAGGCAACAACTCCGGCAGATGATAGATTATGCTGAGGGGACAGATTGCCGCCGCACAATTCAACTGGGTTATTTTGGGGAACGCTTTGCTGGTAATTGTGGTAATTGTGATAATTGCCGCCATCCTAAACCTTTAGAAGATTGGACAATTGAAGCCATGAAGTTTTTATCTTGTGTGGCGCGTTGTAAAGAAAGATTTGGGATGTTACACGTTATTGATGTCTTGCGGGGGGCAAAAAAAGATAAGATTCTTCAATACGAACATGATAAACTTTCTACCTACGGTATTGGTAAAGATAGAACTGTAGATGAATGGCGAATGTTGGGGCGATCGCTTTTACATCAAGGTTTATTAGAACAAACTAGCGACGGCTATTCTGTACTGAAATTAAATGCTTTAAGTTGGGAAGTCATGCGGCGACAACGCCAAGTTATGCTATCTGTTCCTTTGGTGCAGAAGCTTAGTGTAGTCAAAGAGAATCCCAAGGCAGAAGTCGCAGAAGCATTATTGCATAGACTGCGATCGCTGCGTAAACAATTAGCTGATGAACAGTCTGTACCGCCTTATGTGGTTTTTCATGATTCGACTTTAAAATTGATGGCGCAGGTACAGCCGAAAAACATGACTGAATTCGGTAAACTGTCGGGTGTCGGTAGTCACAAACTAGCTCAGTATGGGGAAACATTCCTCACGGAAATTCGCGCCTACCGTCAAGAACAAAACCCGACAACTCAACCTGTAAATTCTACATCTTCATCCAGTTCAGTCTCTGGTAGTGAATTACAAACATTACAGTTACATCAACAAGGTTTAAATATTGCTCAAATTGCTCAAAAACGCAATCTGAGTCCATCTACTATTGCTAGTCATTTAGAAAAACTCATTGAGAAAAATCAGCCAGTGGATTTAAATCAATTAGTCCCTCTAGAACATCAGCAAAAAATTTGGCAAGTTTTAGAAGTGCTGGGTGATCTTGCTTTGACACCAATTAAAGAACAATTGGGCGAAAGTTATACTTTTAATGAGATTCGCCTAGTTAGAGAAAAGTGGCGGCGACAAAATCGGAAGTAA